One Pyrus communis chromosome 13, drPyrComm1.1, whole genome shotgun sequence genomic window carries:
- the LOC137713015 gene encoding nuclear poly(A) polymerase 1-like: MGSPALSNRNNGQRLGITEPISLGGPTEYDAIKTRELEKYLQDAGLYESQEEAVGREEVLGRLDQIVKTWVKTISRAKGLNEQLVHEANAKIFTFGSYRLGVHGPGADIDTLCVGPRHATREGDFFGELHRMLSEMSEVTELHPVPDAHVPVMKFKFSGVSIDLLYAQLALWVVPEDLDISQDSILQNADEQTVRSLNGCRVTDQILRLVPNIQSFRTTLRCMRLWAKRRGVYSNVTGFLGGINWALLVARICQLYPNALPNMLVSRFFRVYTQWRWPNPVMLCAIEDGSLGLQVWDPRRYIKDKYHLMPIITPAYPSMNSSYNVSASTLRIMLEEFQRGNEICEAMEANKADWDTLFESYAFFEAYKNYLQIDISAENADDFRKWKGWVESRLRQLTLKIERHTYDMLQCHPHPGDFSDRSRPFHSSFFMGLQRKQGVPVAEGEQFDIRGTVEEFKNAVNLYMLLKPGMEIRVSHVKRRNIPNFVFPGGVRPSRPSKVTWDSRRSSEVKASSDAQAEKSSEGNGSDSGQKRKRADDNLESDSRDAKSLRLCSGEGKTDFDGSDSGQKRRRVDDNVETDSRHAKSLRLCSDEVREASPPISNVSSFSTKCDSIDANKNHNNNVKISLGKIENPVDIPYQNGQTEVSSRCNPPVDSLFSVVNTSSTKEEVLEKIMGGPCVSHQALPEVDELEDDLEYRHQVKDSSGNMKGSQMEASEESASVATLVNYSNRAGTSTDLCNGGSEELEPAELMAPFSNGTPSPPVAQRKPIIRLNFTSLAKAAGKSS, translated from the exons ATGGGGAGCCCTGCATTAAGCAACCGAAATAATGGGCAGCGGTTAGGCATTACAGAGCCCATTTCTCTGGGCGGTCCGACGGAGTATGATGCGATCAAAACTCGAGAACTTGAAAAG TATTTGCAAGATGCTGGATTGTACGAGAGTCAGGAAGAGGCTGTGGGCAGGGAGGAGGTTCTTGGCAGGCTAGACCAG ATTGTGAAGACATGGGTTAAAACAATTAGCCGGGCGAAGGGTTTGAATGAGCAATTGGTGCATGAAGCAAATGCTAAGATTTTCACCTTTGGATCATATCGGCTAGGG GTTCATGGCCCTGGAGCAGATATAGACACACTCTGCGTTGGACCTAGACATGCAACTCGAGAA GGAGATTTCTTTGGCGAGCTACATAGGATGCTGTCTGAGATGTCTGAAGTGACAGAGTTGCATCCTGTTCCTGATGCTCACGTTCCAGTAATGAAATTCAAGTTCAGTGGGGTTTCAATAGATCTTCTGTATGCACAACTAGCACTTTGGGTTGTTCCTGAA GACTTGGATATATCACAAGACTCAATACTACAGAATGCAGATGAACAGACAGTTCGTAGTCTCAATGGCTGTAGAGTTACAGACCAAATTCTGCGTTTGGTCCCTAACATTCAG AGTTTCCGTACAACGTTAAGATGCATGAGGTTATGGGCAAAGCGTCGTGGTGTTTATTCAAAT GTTACAGGGTTTCTCGGTGGTATAAACTGGGCATTGCTTGTTGCTCGCATATGCCAACTTTACCCGAATGCACTGCCTAATATGCTAGTTTCTCGGTTCTTCAGGGTATATACTCAGTGGCGTTGGCCAAATCCAGTCATGCTTTGTGCTATTGAAGATGGGTCTCTTGGACTTCAGGTTTGGGATCCTAGAAGATATATAAAGGACAAGTATCATTTGATGCCTATAATTACTCCGGCTTATCCCAGTATGAACTCTAGCTACAATGTGTCCGCAAGTACTTTGCGTATCATGTTAGAGGAGTTTCAGAGGGGTAATGAAATTTGTGAG GCTATGGAAGCAAATAAGGCTGATTGGGATACCCTTTTTGAGTCTTATGCTTTCTTTGAAGCGTATAAGAATTATTTACAGATAGACATCAGTGCAGAAAATGCTGATGACTTTAGAAAATGGAAGGGCTGGGTTGAGTCTCGTCTCCGTCAACTAACCCTGAAG ATTGAGAGGCACACATATGACATGCTGCAGTGTCACCCACATCCGGGTGATTTTTCAGACAGATCGAGACCATTTCATAGTTCGTTCTTTATGGGCCTACAACGAAAACAAGGAGTTCCAGTCGCTGAAGGCGAGCAGTTTGACATAAGGGGAACTGTTGAGGAATTTAAGAATGCTGTCAACCTTTACATGTTATTGAAGCCTGGAATGGAGATCCGTGTATCCCATGTAAAACGCAGGAACATTCCCAATTTTGTGTTTCCTGGTGGTGTTCGACCATCGCGCCCATCTAAAGTTACTTGGGACAGCAGGCGTAGTTCAGAAGTGAAGGCTTCTAGTGATGCTCAAGCAGAGAAATCGTCTGAAGGAAATGGATCAGATAGTGGACAGAAGAGAAAGCGGGCGGATGATAATTTAGAGTCTGACTCAAGGGATGCCAAGTCTTTACGTCTCTGCAGCGGGGAAGGTAAAACTGATTTCGATGGATCAGACAGTGGACAGAAGAGAAGGCGGGTGGATGATAATGTAGAAACTGACTCAAGGCATGCCAAGTCTTTACGTCTCTGCAGTGATGAAGTTCGTGAGGCTAGCCCTCCTATCAGCAATGTCAGTTCATTTTCCACAAAATGTGACAGTATCGATGCAAACAAAAATCACAATAATAACGTGAAAATTAGCTTAGGGAAGATAGAAAACCCGGTAGACATTCCTTATCAGAATGGTCAGACTGAAGTATCGTCAAGGTGCAATCCACCAGTCGATAGTCTATTTTCTGTTGTGAATACATCAAGTACTAAGGAAGAGGTACTAGAGAAGATTATGGGCGGTCCATGTGTTTCCCACCAAGCTTTGCCAGAAGTGGATGAGCTTGAAGATGATTTGGAATATAGACATCAAGTCAAAGACTCTTCGGGAAATATGAAAGGCAGTCAAATGGAGGCTTCGGAGGAGAGTGCGTCAGTTGCAACGCTAGTAAATTATAGCAACAGAGCTGGTACTTCCACCGATTTATGTAATGGGGGATCAGAGGAACTTGAG CCTGCTGAACTTATGGCGCCATTCTCAAACGGAACGCCTTCTCCGCCTGTGGCTCAGAGAAAGCCGATCATCAG GTTGAATTTCACTTCATTGGCCAAAGCTGCTGGTAAAAGCTCATAA
- the LOC137713030 gene encoding 2-oxoglutarate and iron-dependent oxygenase domain-containing protein CP2, which yields MSLEPRTPAAANGVVLEEPKRTAFSSPSPRLRLNPNNDHNPDNYDDMQLDFSPEIFTSLERYLPASMLGKPRYDKFKFMREILLKYFPPGERNRIQKHREYRQKIISNYQPLHRGLYSMQPAATFVTAFLKAVSENTQESFRRIMSEPSPGIFAFEMFQPRFCELLLSEVENFENWVNEAKFKIMRPNTMNKYGAVLDDFGLETMLDKLMESFIRPISKVFFPEVGGATLDSHHGFVVEYGDNRDVDLGFHVDDSEVTLNVCLGKQFTGGELYFRGTRCDKHVNSGSQSEEIFDYAHVPGYAVLHRGRHRHGARATTSGHRINLILWCRSSVFREMKKYRKDFSSWCGECLHEKKERQRKSIAATKQELLRRDGESAL from the exons ATGTCGCTCGAACCCCGCACGCCGGCGGCCGCGAACGGCGTCGTGTTGGAGGAACCGAAGCGTACGGCGTTCTCGTCCCCGTCACCCAGGCTGAGGCTGAACCCGAACAATGACCACAATCCGGATAACTACGACGAcatgcaattggatttcagcCCCGAGATTTTCACCTCGCTCGAGCGGTACTTGCCGGCGAGCATGCTCGGGAAGCCCCGATACGATAAGTTCAAGTTCATGAGGGAGATTCTGCTCAAGTACTTTCCTCCCGGGGAGCGCAACAGA ATTCAGAAACATAGAGAGTACAGGCAGAAGATTATATCAAATTATCAG CCTTTACATAGAGGGTTATACAGTATGCAACCTGCAGCCACCTTTGTTACGGCATTTCTGAAGGCAGTTAGTGAGAATACTCAGGAAAGCTTCAGAAGGATAATGTCTGAACCCTCACCAgggatctttgcatttgagatGTTTCAGCCACGGTTCTGTGAACTTCTGTTGTCTGAG GTGGAGAATTTTGAAAATTGGGTCAATGAAGCCAAATTTAAAATCATGCGCCCAAATACAATGAACAAATATGGTGCCGTTCTTGatgattttggccttgaaaccatGCTTGACAAGCTTATGGAGTCTTTTATTCGTCCTATATCTAAAG TGTTCTTTCCTGAAGTTGGTGGAGCAACTTTGGATTCTCATCATGGTTTTGTTGTTGAATATGGGGATAATAGGGATGTTGACTTGG GTTTTCATGTGGATGACTCTGAAGTGACCTTGAATGTGTGCTTGGGCAAGCAATTTACTGGAGGAGAATTGTATTTTCGGGGCACACGATGTGATAAACATGTAAATAGTGGAAGCCAGTCAGAG GAGATCTTTGATTATGCCCATGTTCCAGGATATGCGGTGCTTCATCGTGGCCGTCACCGGCACGGTGCTAGAGCTACAACATCTGGTCATCGCATCAATTTAATTCTATGGTGCAGAAG TTCCGTCTTCAGAGAGATGAAGAAATATCGGAAAGATTTCTCCAGCTGGTGTGGAGAATGCTTGCATGAGAAGAAAGAAAGGCAACGCAAGTCAATCGCAGCTACCAAACAG GAATTGCTCAGGAGGGACGGTGAATCCGCACTCTGA
- the LOC137712541 gene encoding T-complex protein 1 subunit delta-like — MASPAVISQPRSSKTESYVDNKRKEDIRQANITAARAVADAVRTSLGPKGMDKMISTANGEVIITNDGATILNKMEVLQPAAKMLVELSKSQDAAAGDGTTTVVVIAGALLKQCQVLLSHGIHPTVISDSLHKASTKAVDVLTAMAVPVELTDRDSLVKSASTSLNSKVVSQYSTLLAPMAVDAVLSVVDPAKPEIVDLRDIRIVKKLGGTVDDTEMVKGLVFDKKASHAAGGPTRMENAKIAVIQFQISPPKTDIEQSIVVSDYTQMDRILKEERNYILGMIKKIKATGCNVLLIQKSILRDAVTDLSLHYLAKAKILVIKDVERDEIEFITKTLNCLPIANIEHFRAEKLGCADMVEEVSLGDGKIVKITGIQNMGRTTTVLVRGSNQLVLDEAERSLHDALCVVRCLVSKRFLIAGGGAPEIELSRQLGAWAKVLQGMEGYCVKSFAEALEVVPYTLAENAGLNPISIVTELRNRHAQGEINTGINVRKGQITNILEENVVQPLLVSTSAITLATECVRMILKIDDIVTVR, encoded by the coding sequence ATGGCTTCACCGGCAGTGATCTCCCAACCGCGCTCCTCCAAGACCGAGTCCTATGTCGACAACAAGCGCAAGGAGGATATCCGCCAGGCCAACATCACCGCCGCTCGAGCCGTCGCCGATGCCGTCCGAACCAGCCTGGGGCCCAAGGGCATGGACAAGATGATCTCCACCGCTAACGGCGAGGTTATCATCACCAACGATGGCGCCACGATTCTTAACAAGATGGAGGTCCTCCAACCCGCCGCCAAGATGCTTGTCGAGCTTTCTAAGTCCCAGGATGCTGCCGCCGGAGATGGAACCACAACCGTCGTCGTCATTGCTGGCGCTCTCCTGAAACAGTGCCAGGTCCTTCTGTCACACGGCATCCACCCGACTGTGATCTCTGACTCTCTCCACAAGGCGTCCACCAAAGCGGTAGACGTCTTGACCGCCATGGCCGTCCCCGTTGAGCTCACAGACCGTGATTCGCTGGTAAAGTCTGCAAGCACATCGCTCAACAGCAAGGTGGTGAGCCAGTACTCGACTCTGCTCGCGCCGATGGCCGTGGACGCCGTGCTCTCCGTGGTGGACCCGGCGAAGCCGGAGATAGTGGACCTTAGGGACATCAGGATCGTGAAGAAGCTCGGAGGAACTGTCGACGATACTGAGATGGTGAAGGGACTTGTTTTCGATAAGAAGGCGAGTCACGCTGCCGGTGGGCCGACGAGGATGGAGAATGCCAAGATTGCTGTGATTCAGTTCCAGATTTCACCTCCGAAAACCGATATTGAGCAGAGCATTGTCGTCTCGGATTATACTCAGATGGATAGGATTCTGAAGGAAGAGAGGAATTACATTCTGGGTATGATAAAAAAGATCAAGGCTACCGGGTGCAACGTTTTGCTGATTCAGAAGAGTATTCTGAGAGATGCAGTTACTGATTTGTCTTTGCATTACTTGGCGAAAGCGAAGATCTTGGTGATCAAGGATGTGGAGAGAGATGAGATTGAGTTCATCACCAAGACTCTGAATTGCTTGCCCATTGCGAATATCGAGCATTTCCGGGCCGAGAAACTGGGGTGTGCTGATATGGTTGAGGAGGTTTCGCTTGGTGATGGGAAGATTGTGAAGATCACAGGGATTCAGAACATGGGTCGGACCACCACGGTGCTGGTTCGCGGCTCAAATCAACTGGTGCTAGATGAGGCGGAGCGGAGCCTGCACGATGCTCTTTGTGTGGTGAGGTGTTTGGTGAGCAAGAGGTTTTTGATTGCAGGTGGGGGTGCACCAGAGATTGAGCTGTCGAGGCAGTTGGGGGCGTGGGCTAAGGTGCTGCAGGGGATGGAGGGTTATTGTGTGAAGTCGTTTGCTGAGGCGCTCGAGGTTGTTCCCTATACACTGGCTGAGAATGCCGGGTTGAACCCAATTTCAATTGTGACTGAGCTGAGGAATCGCCACGCACAGGGAGAGATCAACACCGGGATTAATGTGAGGAAGGGGCAGATTACCAACATCTTGGAGGAGAATGTGGTGCAGCCATTGCTCGTCAGCACAAGTGCCATCACTCTGGCCACCGAGTGCGTGCGGATGATTTTGAAGATTGATGACATAGTTACTGTAAGATAG
- the LOC137713010 gene encoding DExH-box ATP-dependent RNA helicase DExH3-like, whose product MPYSALFQGYIFRTTTMSLKPSTTSTTTVLVSFRGTHDRRRHVTLVRPSMLLGCSMRNSRYHHTHCLAPPLIWNACYYLPRHVGDVACQASSRAAELDWKQRKQLRSSAVPFYQQNLSYGRFAYQDASASEESDAELGSSQRQMGGSTLDNIDEWRWKLTMLLRNKDEQELVSRERKDRRDFDHLSALASRMGLHSRQYSRVVVFSKVPQPNYRPDLDDKRPQRQVVLPFGLHREVDAHLKAYLSQKPMSQGNVSDLSLSRSNSSRSITNDGGHYEQQEPLIQNTDAMEKILQRKSLQLRNRQRHWQESPEGQKMLELRKSLPAYKKKDALLKAVSENQVLVVSGETGCGKTTQLPQYILESEIEADRGASCSIICTQPRRISAMAVSERVAAERGENLGESVGYKVRLEGMKGRDTRLLFCTTGILLRRLLVDRKLRGVTHVIVDEIHERGMNEDFLLIVLKELLPRRPELRLILMSATLNAELFSSYFGGAPMIHIPGFTYPVRAHFLENILEMTGYQLNQYNQIDDYGHEKSWKMQKQAQGFKKRKSQIASSVEDVLEAADFREYSPRTQESLSCWNPDSIGFNLIGNLLLHIVRKERPGAILVFMTGWDDINSLKDQLQAHPLLGDPGRVLLLACHGSMPSSEQKLIFDKPEDGVRKIVLATNMAETSITINDVVFVVDCGKAKETSYDALNNTPCLLPSWISKAASRQRRGRAGRVQPGECYHLYPRCVYDAFADYQLPELLRTPLQSLCLQIKSLQLGSISEFLSKALQPPEPLSVQNAVEYLKIIGALDDNEDLTVLGRHLSVLPVEPKLGKMLILGSIFNCLDPVMTVVAGLSMRDPFLTPHDKKDLAESAKAQFSAHENSDHLALIRAYDGWRSAERTQSGYEYCWRNFLSVQTLKAIDSLRKQFFFLLKDAGLVDHNTENCNTWSHDEHLVRAVICAGLFPGICSVVNKEKSIMLKTQEDGQVMLYSSSVNGNIPKIPYPWLVFNEKVKVNSVFLRDSTGISDSVLLLFGGNISRGGLDGHLKMLGGYIEFFMNPTLAETYLCLKRELDELIHNKLLNPKLDMQSHTNLLSALRLLVSEDQCEGRFVFGRKVPVPSKNATQEKVPKLKGTMKKVAENNNYKNHLQTLLTRAGHDAPTYKTKPLKNNQFRSSVIFNGLNFVGKPCNSKKEAEKDAAAEAVLWLKGENHSSSTDIDHMSMLLKKSRKKSQKRTSFDSAKWG is encoded by the exons ATGCCGTACTCCGCCCTCTTCCAGGGATATATATTCAGGACCACCACCATGTCCCTCAAACCCTCCACCACTTCCACCACTACCGTTCTCGTCTCTTTCCGCGGGACCCACGACCGCCGCCGCCACGTAACTTTGGTAAGGCCGTCGATGCTGCTGGGATGCTCCATGAGGAACAGCCGGTACCACCACACGCACTGCCTTGCTCCGCCGCTGATTTGGAATGCGTGCTATTATCTGCCGCGTCATGTCGGGGACGTCGCGTGCCAGGCATCGTCTCGGGCGGCGGAGCTGGATTGGAAGCAGAGGAAGCAGCTGAGGAGTTCGGCGGTGCCGTTTTACCAGCAGAATTTGAGCTATGGACGGTTTGCGTACCAGGACGCCTCCGCGAGTGAGGAGTCCGACGCCGAACTGGGGTCGTCTCAGCGCCAAATG GGTGGTTCGACCCTTGATAACATTGACGAATGGAGATGGAAGTTAACCATGCTTCTTCGCAACAAAGATGAGCAAGAATTGGTGTCCAGGGAAAGAAAGGATAGACGCGATTTTGATCATCTTTCAGCACTGGCAAGTAGGATGGGTTTACATAG CCGTCAGTATTCTAGAGTTGTAGTATTTAGCAAAGTTCCTCAGCCAAATTACAGACCTGATCTGGACGATAAGCGGCCACAAAGACAG GTTGTCTTACCTTTTGGACTTCATAGAGAAGTAGATGCTCATCTCAAAGCCTACCTATCTCAAAAGCCAATGAGCCAAGGAAATGTATCAGACCTTTCCTTGTCAAGATCAAACAGTAGTAGAAGCATAACTAATGATGGAGGACATTATGAGCAGCAGGAGCCCTTGATACAGAATACTGATGCCATGGAGAAAATTCTTCAGCGGAAAAGCTTGCAACTGCGTAATAGGCAACGACATTGGCAG GAATCTCCAGAAGGTCAAAAGATGCTTGAACTTCGTAAAAGTCTGCCTGCATACAAGAAGAAAGATGCGTTGTTAAAAGCTGTGTCAGAAAATCAG GTCTTAGTTGTCTCAGGCGAAACAGGTTGTGGTAAAACTACGCAGCTCCCTCAGTACATTTTAGAATCTGAGATTGAAGCTGATCGTGGAGCGTCCTGCAGTATTATTTGTACCCAGCCTAGACGGATATCTGCCATGGCTGTTTCTGAAAGAGTTGCTGCAGAACGAGGGGAGAATCTGGGGGAATCT GTTGGTTACAAAGTTAGGCTTGAAGGGATGAAAGGGCGGGACACCCGGCTTCTTTTTTGCACCACGGGTATATTATTGAGGAGATTACTTGTTGACAGAAAGTTGAGAGGTGTTACACATGTCATTGTTGATGAGATTCATGAACGCGGAATGAATGAag ATTTTCTTCTTATTGTTCTGAAAGAACTTCTCCCTCGCCGGCCAGAGTTGAGGTTGATTTTGATGAGTGCCACCCTAAATGCTGAGCTTTTCTCCTCCTACTTTGGTGGTGCTCCAATGATCCATATTCCC GGGTTTACATACCCAGTCCGAGCACATTTTCTGGAGAATATTCTAGAAATGACTGGGTATCAGTTGAATCAATATAATCAGATTGATGATTATGGTCATGAAAAGTCGTGGAAAATGCAGAAACAAGCTCAAGGTTTCAAAAAGAGGAAGAGCCAAATTGCTTCTAGTGTTGAG GATGTACTTGAAGCTGCTGACTTTAGGGAGTACAGTCCAAGGACTCAGGAGTCTCTGTCCTGTTGGAATCCTGACTCCATTGGTTTTAACCTCATTGGCAATCTTCTTTTACACATAGTCAGGAAAGAACGGCCTGGCgcaattttggtttttatgaCGGGTTGGGATGACATAAATTCCTTGAAGGATCAACTCCAAGCTCATCCCCTATTAGGAGATCCTGGCAGGGTCCTATTGCTAGCATGTCATGGTTCCATGCCTAGCTCTGAGCAG AAATTGATATTTGATAAGCCAGAAGATGGTGTTCGGAAAATAGTTCTAGCTACAAACATGGCTGAGACTAGTATCACTATCAACGATGtagtttttgttgttgattGTGGAAAGGCGAAAGAGACATCATATGATGCACTAAATAACACTCCCTGTTTGCTTCCATCCTGGATTTCAAAGGCTGCTTCTCGGCAA AGGAGAGGCAGAGCTGGTCGTGTTCAACCTGGCGAGTGTTACCATCTCTACCCCAGATGTGTATATGATGCCTTTGCTGATTATCAGTTGCCTGAACTTTTGAGGACTCCGTTGCAATCTTTATGTTTACAAATCAAAAGTCTACAACTTGGAAGTATTTCAGAGTTCCTATCTAAGGCCTTGCAGCCACCTGAACCTCTGTCG gttCAAAATGCTGTTGAGTATTTGAAGATCATTGGAGCTTTAGATGATAATGAAGATCTGACAGTGTTAG GACGTCACCTGTCAGTGCTTCCCGTTGAGCCTAAACTTGGAAAAATGCTCATATTAGGGTCTATTTTCAACTGTCTGGATCCAGTAATGACTGTTGTCGCAGGCCTCAGTATGAGAGATCCATTCCTTACGCCGCATGACAAGAAGGAT CTTGCAGAGTCGGCAAAAGCACAGTtctctgctcatgaaaacagTGATCATCTTGCTCTCATCCGAGCTTATGATGGTTGGAGAAGTGCTGAAAGAACACAGTCTGGCTATGAGTACTGCTGGAGAAACTTCCTTTCTGTGCAAACTCTGAAAGCCATTGACTCTCTTCGGAAGCAGTTCTTCTTTTTGCTCAAGGATGCGGGTCTGGTTGACCATAATACAGAAAACTGCAATACATGGAGCCATGATGAGCATCTTGTCCGAGCAGTCATCTGTGCTGGATTATTCCCTGGAATATGCTCTGTCGTG AACAAAGAGAAGTCGATTATGCTGAAAACACAGGAAGATGGACAAGTGATGCTATACTCG AGTTCTGTCAATGGAAACATACCCAAAATTCCATATCCATGGCTTGTCTTCAACGAAAAGGTGAAAGTGAATTCGGTTTTTCTCCGGGATTCAACTGGTATATCTGATTCTGTGCTCCTTTTGTTCGGGGGCAACATTTCCAGGGGTGGCCTG GATGGGCACTTGAAGATGCTGGGAGGATACATAGAGTTTTTCATGAATCCCACATTAGCAGAAACATATCTTTGCTTAAAGAGGGAGCTTGATGAACTGATCCATAATAAG CTCCTGAATCCCAAATTGGATATGCAATCACACACGAACCTCCTATCAGCGCTAAGATTACTGGTCTCAGAGGATCAATGTGAGGGTAGATTTGTATTTGGTCGCAAGGTGCCAGTGCCCTCAAAGAACGCAACACAAGAGAAGGTACCAAAGTTAAAAGgcaccatgaagaaagttgcggagaacaataattacaaaaatcacCTCCAAACATTGCTCACCAGAGCCGGGCATGATGCAcccacctacaaaacaaaaccattGAAAAACAACCAGTTCCGTTCCTCAGTGATCTTCAATGGGTTGAACTTTGTAGGCAAACCATGCAATAGTAAGAAAGAAGCAGAGAAGGACGCAGCTGCTGAAGCTGTACTCTGGTTAAAGGGAGAGAATCATTCATCGTCCACAGATATTGATCATATGTCGATGCTACTTAAgaaaagtagaaagaaaagcCAGAAAAGGACCTCATTTGATAGTGCCAAATGGGGTTAA